The Macaca nemestrina isolate mMacNem1 chromosome 12, mMacNem.hap1, whole genome shotgun sequence genome contains a region encoding:
- the LOC105471022 gene encoding olfactory receptor 8H1 has translation MMGRRNNTNVPDFILTGLSDSEEVRIALFMLFLLIYLITMLGNLGMILVIHLDLQLHTPMYFFLTHLSFIDLSYSTVITPKTLANLLTSNYISFMGCFAQMFFFVFLGAAECFLLSSMAYDRYVAICSPLHYPVIMSKRLCRALLTGPYVIGFMDSFVNVIWMSRLHFCDSNVVHHFFCDTSPILALSCTDTYDIEIMICILAGSTLMVSLITMSASYVCILSTILKINSTSGKQKAFSTCTSHLLGVTIFYGTMIFTYLKPRKSYSLGRDQVASVFYTIVIPMLNPLIYSLRNKEVKNAVIRVMQRRQDSG, from the coding sequence ATGATGGGTAgaagaaataacacaaatgtgCCTGACTTCATCCTTACGGGACTGTCAGATTCTGAAGAGGTCAGGATAGCTCTCTTTATGCTATTTCTCCTGATATACCTAATTACCATGCTGGGGAATTTGGGGATGATATTGGTAATCCACCTGGACCTCCAACTTCACACTCCCATGTATTTTTTCCTCACTCACCTGTCATTTATTGACCTCAGTTACTCAACTGTCATCACACCTAAAACCTTAGCAAACTTACTGACTTCCAACTATATTTCCTTCATGGGCTGCTTTGCCCAGAtgttcttttttgtcttcttGGGAGCTGCTGaatgttttcttctctcctcaaTGGCCTATGATCGCTATGTAGCTATCTGCAGTCCTCTACACTACCCAGTTATTATGTCCAAAAGGCTCTGCCGCGCTCTCCTCACTGGGCCCTACGTGATTGGCTTTATGGATTCCTTTGTCAACGTGATTTGGATGAGCAGATTGCATTTCTGCGACTCAAATGTAGTTCATCACTTTTTCTGTGACACGTCCCCCATTTTAGCTCTGTCCTGCACGGACACATATGACATTGAAATCATGATATGCATTTTAGCTGGTTCCACCCTGATGGTCTCCCTTATCACGATGTCTGCATCCTATGTGTGCATTCTCTCTACCATCCTGAAAATTAATTCCACTTCAGGAAAGCAGAAAGCTTTCTCTACTTGCACCTCTCATCTCTTGGGAGTCACCATCTTTTATGGCACTatgatttttacttatttaaaaccAAGAAAGTCTTATTCCTTGGGAAGGGATCAAGTGGCTTCTGTGTTTTATACTATTGTGATTCCCATGCTGAACCCACTCATTTATAGTCTTAgaaacaaagaagtgaaaaatgctGTCATTAGAGTCATGCAgagaagacaggactccgggtaA
- the LOC105471025 gene encoding LOW QUALITY PROTEIN: olfactory receptor 5T1-like (The sequence of the model RefSeq protein was modified relative to this genomic sequence to represent the inferred CDS: inserted 2 bases in 1 codon), which yields MVIAHCSLNLLGSSDPPISALLKQLPIYKFLLNNFTEVTMFILVSFTEEFDVQVFLFLLFLAIYLFTLIGNLGLVVLVIGDFRLHNPMYYFIGVLSFSDACYSTVVTPKTLVNFLAKNKSISFLGCATQMFLACTFGTTEXVLLAAMAYDRYVAIYNPLLYSVNMSPGVYVPLITASYIAGILHATIHTVATFSLSFCGSNEIRHVFCNMPPLLAISCSDTHVNQLLLFYFVGSIEIVTILIVLISYGFILLAILKMHSAEGRRKVFSTYGAHLTGVTIYHGTIFFMYVRPSSSYTSDHDMIVSIFYTIVIPMLNPIIYSLRNKDVKEAIKRPLMVWFRGTLGKEHTPNSWYYPPDNSSFPGAVYYLKSFKCLHGAIPRMSNGVSSVGMTRPERKG from the exons ATggtcattgctcactgcagcctaaaccttctaggctcaagtgatcctcccatctcggccctCTTAA AACAGCTCCCAATATACAAGTTTCTATTAAACAATTTTACTGAAGTCACCATGTTTATATTAGTGAGCTTCACAGAAGAATTTGATGTGCAAGTcttcctatttttattatttttagcaatCTATCTTTTCACTCTAATAGGCAATTTAGGGCTAGTTGTACTGGTCATTGGGGATTTCCGGCTTCACAACCCAATGTACTATTTTATTGGTGTTTTATCATTCTCGGATGCCTGCTATTCTACAGTTGTCACTCCAAAAACGTTGGTCAATTTCCTggcaaaaaataaatctatttcatTTCTTGGATGTGCAACACAGATGTTTCTTGCTTGTACTTTTGGAACCACAGA TGTTCTCTTGGCTGCAATGGCTTATGATCGCTACGTAGCCATCTACAACCCTCTCCTGTATTCAGTGAACATGTCACCCGGAGTCTACGTGCCACTCATCACTGCTTCCTACATTGCTGGCATTTTACATGCTACTATCCATACAGTGGCTACATTTAGCCTGTCCTTCTGTGGCTCCAATGAAATTAGGCACGTCTTTTGTAATATGCCTCCTCTCCTTGCTATTTCTTGTTCTGACACTCACGTAAACCAGCTTCTACTCTTCTACTTTGTGGGCTCTATTGAGATAGTCACTATCCTGATTGTCCTGATCTCCTATGGTTTCATTCTTCTGGCCATTCTGAAGATGCATTCTGCTGAAGGGAGGAGAAAAGTCTTCTCCACATATGGAGCTCACCTAACTGGAGTGACAATTTATCATGGGACAATCTTCTTCATGTATGTGAGACCAAGTTCCAGCTACACTTCAGACCATGACATGATAGTGTCAATATTTTACACCATTGTGATTCCCATGCTAAATCCCATCATCTACAGTTTGAGGAACAAAGATGTAAAGGAGGCAATCAAAAGACCGCTT ATGGTTTGGTTTAGGGGGACCCTGGGTAAAGAgcatactccaaactcttggtattatcctccTGATAATAGTAGTTTCCCTGGTGCAGTGTATTAtctcaaaagttttaaatgtttgcatggaGCCATCCCTAGAATGTCAAATGGTGTCTCTTCAGTTGGAATGACAAGACCTGAAAGAAAGGGGTGA
- the LOC105466444 gene encoding LOW QUALITY PROTEIN: olfactory receptor 5T3 (The sequence of the model RefSeq protein was modified relative to this genomic sequence to represent the inferred CDS: substituted 1 base at 1 genomic stop codon) has translation MDSIFTGYNLYNLXVKTEVNKLSSGLDIYKIPLKNKTEVTMFILTGFTDDFELQVFLFLLFLAIYLFTLIGNLGLVVLVIEDSWLHNPMYYFISVLSFLDACYSTVVTPKILVNFLAKNKSISFLGCATQMLLFVTFGTTECFLLAAMAYDRYVAIYNPLLYSVSMSSRVYVPLITASYVAGILHATIHTVATFSLSFCRSNEIRHVFCDIPPLLAISCSDTHTNQLLLFYFVGSIEIVTILIVLISYGFILLAILKMHSAEGRQKAFSTCGSHLTGVTIYHGTILFSYMRPSSRYASDHDIIVSIFYTIVIPMLNPIIYSLRNKDVKKAMKKMLKLVYT, from the coding sequence ATGGACTCCATTTTCACAGGCTATAATCTTTATAATCTGTAAGTAAAAACTGAAGTGAACAAGTTGTCATCAGGTTTGGATATATACAAGATTCCACTGAAGAACAAGACTGAAGTCACCATGTTTATATTGACAGGCTTCACAGATGATTTTGAGCTGCAAGTCTTCCTATTTTTACTATTTCTTGCAATCTATCTCTTTACCTTGATAGGCAATTTAGGGCTGGTTGTATTGGTCATTGAGGATTCCTGGCTCCACAACcccatgtattattttattagtgTTTTATCATTCTTGGATGCCTGCTATTCTACAGTTGTCACTCCAAAAATTTTGGTCAATTTCCTggcaaaaaataaatctatttcatTTCTTGGATGTGCAACACAGATGCTTCTTTTTGTTACTTTTGGAACCACAGAATGCTTTCTCTTGGCTGCAATGGCTTACGATCGCTACGTAGCCATCTACAACCCTCTCCTGTATTCAGTGAGCATGTCATCCAGAGTCTACGTGCCACTCATCACTGCTTCCTACGTTGCTGGCATTTTACATGCTACTATCCATACAGTGGCTACATTTAGCCTGTCCTTTTGTAGATCCAATGAAATTAGGCACGTCTTTTGTGATATTCCTCCTCTCCTTGCTATTTCTTGTTCTGACACTCACACAAACCAGCTTCTACTCTTCTACTTTGTGGGTTCTATTGAGATAGTCACTATCCTGATTGTCCTGATCTCCTATGGTTTCATTCTGTTGGCCATTCTGAAGATGCATTCTGCTGAGGGAAGGCAAAAGGCGTTCTCTACATGTGGCTCTCACCTAACTGGAGTGACAATTTATCATGGAACAATTCTCTTCAGTTATATGAGACCAAGTTCCAGGTATGCTTCAGACCATGACATCATAGTGTCAATATTTTACACAATTGTGATTCCCATGCTGAATCCCATCATCTATAGTTTGAGGAACAAAGATGTAAAAAAGGcaatgaaaaaaatgttgaaattggTTTACacatga
- the LOC105466415 gene encoding olfactory receptor 8J2 codes for MKATIQMASGNLTWVTEFILVGVSDDPELQIPLFLVFLVLYVLTVAGNLGIITLTSVDSRLQTPMYFFLRHLAVINLCNSTVIAPKMLVNFLVTKKTISYYGCAAQLGGFLVFIVAEIFMLAAMGYDRYVAICNPLLYAVVVSPKVCRLLVSLTYLQSLITALTVSSCVFSVSYCSSNIINHFYCDDVPLLALSCSDTYIPETAVFIFSGTNLFFSMIVVLISYFNIVITILRIRSSEGRQKAFSTCASHMIAVVVFYGTLLFMYLQPRSNHSLDTDKMASVFYTLVIPMLNPLIYSLRNKNVKDALNRFLDNPCRSLKLM; via the coding sequence ATGAAGGCAACAATACAAATGGCTTCAGGAAATCTCACATGGGTGACGGAGTTCATTCTTGTGGGAGTCTCAGATGATCCTGAGCTCCAGATTCCTCTCTTCCTGGTCTTCCTGGTGCTCTATGTGCTGACGGTGGCAGGGAACCTGGGCATCATCACCCTCACCAGTGTCGACTCTCGACTTCAAACCCCCATGTACTTTTTCCTCCGACACTTGGCTGTCATTAATCTTTGCAATTCTACTGTCATTGCCCCTAAAATGCTGGTTAACTTCCTGGTTACCAAGAAAACCATATCTTACTATGGATGTGCAGCCCAACTGGGTGGATTCTTGGTTTTCATTGTGGCTGAGATTTTCATGCTGGCTGCAATGGGTTATGACCGCTACGTGGCTATTTGCAACCCTCTGCTCTACGCAGTAGTGGTGTCTCCAAAGGTATGTCGTCTGCTGGTGTCCCTCACATACCTTCAGAGTCTTATCACAGCCCttactgtctcttcctgtgtgtTCTCTGTGTCATACTGTTCTTCCAACATCATCAACCATTTTTACTGTGACGATGTCCCTTTGCTAGCATTGTCCTGTTCTGATACCTACATTCCAGAAACAGCAGTGTTTATCTTTTCAGGGACCAATTTGTTTTTCTCCATGATCGTTGTTCTGATATCCTACTTCAACATTGTTATTACCATTTTGAGGATACGTTCCTCAGAAGGACGACAAAAAGCCTTTTCCACGTGTGCTTCTCACATGATAGCTGTGGTTGTGTTCTATGGGACTCTCCTTTTCATGTATTTGCAACCAAGGAGTAATCACTCATTAGATACTGACAAAATGGCCTCGGTCTTCTACACCCTGGTCATACCTATGTTGAACCCCCTAATTTACAGCCTAAGGAACAAAAACGTGAAAGATGCACTAAACAGATTCCTAGATAACCCATGCCGATCACTCAAActaatgtaa